A genome region from Lytechinus pictus isolate F3 Inbred chromosome 14, Lp3.0, whole genome shotgun sequence includes the following:
- the LOC129276120 gene encoding QRFP-like peptide receptor codes for MEAVSMRRLCILVITTFSFISADDASMNVTDTMLSTSFEDELESDFDSDVDDAESEWAWYPLRWTWWLIVRIIFAVLGIIGNGVVIVVIYQRYSTIRSTDVFIGGLAIADFLTSVFLVPIPYAKSVPPTILGSIYCKVLYPSLFFWLCIVASTYILMTMCIERYIAVVFPLYFNRIASKQKASVFVLCIWLVSFLQCLYTLFVYIYDDRIGYCGTTIKSVAGNTARGYYAFLTRLVIPVLIMIATQVMIARSLHLQGKQFQTMVGGNGSTKMSFHQVARNRVIKMMLIVVLVYLFTWTPNQIAYFCYNLGYISASYSGSSLQNILTVLGFINSFANPFIYAARSPDFRQAVKGLFSCSHVEIEPLFSGTSTKETVESKIGTDNSSKISKRESTNAV; via the coding sequence ATGGAAGCAGTATCCATGAGACGGCTTTGCATTCTTGTGATAACCACATTCTCTTTCATCAGCGCCGACGACGCCTCCATGAATGTCACCGACACCATGTTGTCTACATCTTTCGAAGACGAGCTCGAATCGGACTTCGATTCCGATGTTGATGACGCCGAATCCGAATGGGCTTGGTATCCTCTGAGGTGGACATGGTGGCTCATCGTTCGAATCATCTTCGCCGTCCTCGGCATCATCGGCAACGGTGTCGTGATAGTGGTCATCTACCAGCGTTACAGTACCATCCGGTCAACGGACGTCTTCATCGGGGGTCTGGCCATCGCTGATTTCTTGACGTCCGTGTTCCTCGTCCCGATTCCTTACGCAAAAAGCGTCCCTCCAACAATTCTTGGGAGCATATACTGCAAGGTCTTGTACCCATCCTTGTTCTTTTGGCTCTGTATCGTAGCCTCGACCTACATcctcatgacgatgtgcattgAGCGATACATCGCTGTGGTGTTCCCACTGTACTTCAACCGCATTGCCAGCAAGCAGAAAGCCAGCGTATTCGTCCTCTGTATCTGGTTGGTGAGTTTCCTGCAGTGTCTCTACACGCTCTTTGTTTACATCTATGATGACCGAATCGGCTACTGCGGGACTACTATCAAGAGCGTGGCCGGCAATACAGCCAGGGGATACTACGCCTTCCTCACTCGGCTGGTCATTCCTGTTCTAATAATGATTGCCACACAGGTCATGATCGCAAGGTCACTCCATCTGCAAGGCAAGCAGTTCCAGACGATGGTCGGCGGCAACGGTAGCACCAAGATGTCATTTCACCAGGTCGCTAGGAACCGTGTCATcaagatgatgttgatagtcGTACTGGTGTATCTCTTCACTTGGACACCCAACCAGATCGCCTACTTCTGCTACAACCTCGGTTACATCAGCGCATCCTATAGTGGGAGTTCCCTTCAGAACATCTTGACTGTTCTCGGGTTCATCAACTCCTTCGCCAACCCCTTCATCTATGCCGCAAGGAGCCCAGACTTCCGTCAGGCAGTGAAGGGGCTTTTTAGCTGTTCCCATGTCGAGATTGAGCCTCTCTTCAGCGGAACAAGCACAAAGGAAACAGTTGAATCTAAAATTGGCACCGACAATTCGAGTAAGATTTCTAAACGAGAAAGCACAAATGCGGTCTAA